The following proteins come from a genomic window of Pirellula staleyi DSM 6068:
- a CDS encoding GNAT family N-acetyltransferase, whose product MPAGDTWTSSDENADLLLLPPQRWHEVLPELIHCWSENERQQQLDRLIAAAEAGQFDHFRLYAKVEGEKICVAMLVELLTGNVANCWPPAVIRTNLTDLAQEKRNLAQLGATIRAPLAREHYPLVQSLIDSSATEHAERLAATGFVHAGRLAFFGAATARLLTRSNLTDAMLTLEPASSLARGDLEALIESTYEQSLDAPLIEGIRATRDVLTGYAAVGTTGESLWHIARNSAGQIVGCLLLAQHTSVSQLELVYVGIVPQHRGQRYGQALTQQALAIARDRQLASVVLAVDLANDPAIAMYAACGFVQLAARDLWILKTNP is encoded by the coding sequence ATGCCGACCTGCTACTGCTCCCGCCGCAGCGCTGGCACGAGGTGCTCCCCGAGTTGATTCACTGCTGGAGCGAAAACGAGCGTCAGCAGCAGCTCGATCGTTTAATCGCCGCCGCCGAAGCTGGTCAGTTCGATCATTTTCGGCTCTACGCAAAGGTCGAAGGGGAAAAGATTTGCGTAGCGATGTTGGTCGAGCTTCTCACGGGCAACGTCGCCAACTGCTGGCCTCCGGCGGTGATCCGCACGAATCTGACCGACCTGGCGCAAGAAAAGCGCAACTTAGCGCAACTTGGCGCAACTATTCGCGCGCCCCTCGCGCGCGAGCACTATCCGCTCGTGCAATCGCTCATCGACAGCAGCGCGACCGAGCATGCCGAGCGACTCGCGGCCACCGGTTTTGTGCATGCAGGCCGACTCGCCTTCTTCGGAGCTGCGACCGCGCGTCTGCTGACCCGATCCAACTTGACTGATGCGATGCTGACACTCGAGCCCGCTTCGTCCCTCGCGCGGGGAGACCTCGAAGCACTCATCGAGTCGACCTACGAGCAATCGCTCGACGCGCCACTCATCGAAGGGATCAGAGCGACACGTGATGTCCTCACCGGCTATGCCGCCGTCGGAACAACGGGCGAGTCGCTCTGGCACATTGCTCGCAACAGCGCAGGGCAAATCGTCGGCTGTCTGCTCTTGGCGCAGCACACCAGCGTGTCGCAACTCGAGCTGGTGTATGTCGGCATTGTCCCTCAGCATCGTGGTCAGCGCTACGGCCAAGCCCTCACGCAGCAGGCGCTCGCCATCGCGCGCGATCGGCAACTCGCCTCGGTCGTGCTCGCAGTCGATCTGGCGAACGATCCAGCGATTGCGATGTACGCCGCCTGTGGTTTTGTGCAGTTGGCGGCACGCGATCTGTGGATCTTGAAAACGAATC